From the Nonlabens marinus S1-08 genome, one window contains:
- a CDS encoding bifunctional folylpolyglutamate synthase/dihydrofolate synthase — MYQKIGVSAYKKDLTNSLELDNYLSHPHKSYDTIHVAGTNGKGTTCHTIASILQTAGYKVGLYTSPHLKDFRERIKVNGDMITKEEVTSFVSQHKSYLQEHKLSFFEMTVGMAFEIFKKRKVDIAVIETGLGGRLDSTNIITPILSIITSIDKDHTDLLGKTLSKIAVEKAGIIKSGVPVLINEHRPRLRSQFKKIAKMRSSEIYFSQGSRSQNDKSNHIDTQVQNECLAQRAVEILRLRSDYNITDSQITLGISETHRKTGLRGRYELISTNPKVIADVAHNPAGIRSLIYKLQEESFHHLHIVFGAVKGKAIEDVIQHLPKHASYYLCEPNSDRKLSIEELNSKFKEFDLETQPSTSVTNALHYAKIKAEENDLILVTGSTFVVAEIL; from the coding sequence ATGTATCAAAAAATAGGCGTCTCAGCTTACAAAAAGGACCTTACCAATTCTTTAGAATTGGATAACTATTTAAGTCATCCACATAAGTCCTACGATACCATACATGTGGCAGGAACTAATGGTAAAGGGACAACTTGCCATACCATAGCAAGCATACTTCAAACCGCGGGCTACAAAGTTGGCCTGTATACTTCGCCGCATTTAAAAGACTTTAGGGAACGTATCAAAGTTAATGGTGACATGATCACCAAAGAAGAGGTTACTTCTTTTGTATCGCAGCATAAAAGCTATTTACAAGAACATAAGTTGTCATTCTTCGAAATGACCGTTGGCATGGCATTCGAAATCTTTAAAAAAAGAAAAGTAGATATCGCTGTAATAGAGACTGGACTAGGAGGAAGATTAGATTCTACTAATATCATCACACCTATTCTATCGATTATAACATCAATAGACAAAGATCATACAGATCTATTGGGGAAAACCTTGAGTAAAATTGCAGTTGAGAAAGCAGGAATAATTAAAAGTGGAGTTCCTGTCTTGATCAACGAACACAGACCTCGCTTAAGAAGTCAATTTAAAAAGATTGCAAAAATGAGATCGAGTGAAATATATTTTTCGCAAGGCTCACGAAGCCAAAATGATAAATCAAACCATATTGATACTCAAGTTCAAAATGAGTGTTTAGCCCAGCGGGCAGTTGAGATTTTACGGCTTAGGAGTGATTATAATATTACCGATTCACAAATTACCTTAGGAATAAGTGAAACACATAGGAAAACAGGCTTGAGAGGCCGCTATGAGCTAATAAGTACAAACCCTAAAGTGATTGCAGACGTGGCTCACAATCCAGCAGGAATTCGTTCTCTAATTTATAAACTTCAGGAGGAGTCCTTCCATCATTTACATATCGTGTTTGGAGCAGTAAAAGGAAAGGCGATTGAAGATGTGATACAGCACCTACCTAAACATGCGAGTTATTATCTTTGCGAACCGAATTCTGATCGTAAGCTTTCCATAGAAGAATTAAACAGCAAGTTTAAAGAGTTTGACCTAGAAACACAGCCATCTACATCCGTGACAAATGCTTTACATTACGCTAAAATTAAGGCCGAAGAGAATGATTTGATATTGGTTACAGGCAGCACATTTGTAGTCGCTGAAATTTTATAA
- a CDS encoding energy transducer TonB yields the protein MGFLDTKEKRKSFAISAGIMATLLLFFVFVTVFTVLDPPEESGIAVNFGNTDVGSGPIEPARPTKVTPESSPQESNQEASTAENIITRDDMTDAPVIQSQPTPKENQPTKKPADKPVKKPDPKPDTSVLDALNNATGSKPADGDNNSGEGPGDGPGNKGDINGDPYANTYYGDPGNGQGGKGYGLSGRGKIGGRGIEPDCTETGTVIVEIQVNRNGNVVNAIPGKKGTTNRAACLLDAARKSAMTYKFSAAPQARDVQIGFIEIIFKVGE from the coding sequence ATGGGATTTCTAGACACAAAAGAGAAACGCAAGTCCTTCGCCATTTCCGCAGGAATCATGGCTACACTACTATTGTTTTTCGTTTTTGTGACGGTATTTACAGTACTAGACCCACCTGAAGAAAGTGGAATCGCTGTTAATTTTGGAAATACAGACGTGGGTTCCGGACCTATAGAACCAGCGAGACCTACAAAAGTAACTCCTGAATCCTCCCCACAAGAATCAAATCAAGAAGCCAGTACCGCTGAAAACATCATCACCCGAGATGATATGACAGATGCTCCAGTGATACAGTCACAACCGACCCCAAAGGAAAACCAGCCTACCAAAAAACCAGCGGACAAACCAGTAAAAAAACCAGATCCTAAACCAGACACCTCTGTACTCGATGCATTGAATAATGCAACAGGCAGCAAGCCTGCTGATGGCGATAACAATAGCGGTGAAGGTCCAGGCGATGGTCCCGGTAATAAAGGAGACATCAATGGAGACCCATATGCGAACACCTATTATGGTGATCCAGGAAACGGACAAGGCGGTAAAGGTTACGGATTGAGCGGTAGAGGAAAAATAGGTGGTCGAGGCATTGAACCTGATTGTACTGAAACAGGAACCGTTATCGTAGAGATTCAAGTAAATCGTAATGGTAATGTAGTAAATGCTATCCCTGGAAAAAAAGGGACTACTAATAGAGCAGCATGTCTACTAGATGCGGCTCGTAAATCAGCTATGACCTATAAATTTAGCGCGGCACCTCAGGCTCGTGATGTTCAAATAGGGTTTATAGAAATCATTTTCAAGGTTGGAGAGTAA
- a CDS encoding ExbD/TolR family protein, which produces MNLRGRNKVSPEFSMSSMTDIVFLLLVFFLLTSPSITPEALDLILPKASGKSSNVQNASVSITKEGIFYVNAKEVEIENMEQELISLMEQQEDPTIILRADGETAMNSAVKVMDIANRNKFKMILAVKPE; this is translated from the coding sequence ATGAACTTACGAGGTAGAAATAAAGTAAGCCCAGAATTCTCGATGTCGTCTATGACAGATATCGTTTTTCTATTATTGGTGTTTTTCTTATTGACATCACCTTCAATCACACCAGAGGCTTTAGATTTAATCTTACCTAAGGCAAGTGGAAAATCATCCAATGTTCAAAATGCATCCGTTAGCATTACAAAGGAGGGCATTTTTTACGTAAACGCTAAAGAAGTTGAAATTGAGAATATGGAACAAGAGCTGATTTCTTTAATGGAACAGCAGGAAGATCCTACTATTATATTGCGAGCAGATGGGGAAACCGCAATGAACAGTGCGGTAAAAGTGATGGACATTGCAAATCGCAATAAGTTCAAAATGATATTAGCCGTGAAACCAGAATAA
- a CDS encoding MotA/TolQ/ExbB proton channel family protein, with translation MIQELTPEINSQQPIVEEKTLSLYDLIASGGVAGTIIIVILLVLLAIALYIYFERLFKIKASSKIDSNFMLQIKDHVTNGRIDSAKMLCAKEGSPVARLTEKGISRIGSPLEDINSAIENAGKLEVYKLEKNVSVLATIAGAAPMIGFLGTVIGMVLAFHTLATSGGQAEMGTLAEGIYTAMTTTVAGLIVGIIAYIGYNHLVVKTDKVVHQMEANAVDFLDLLNEPA, from the coding sequence ATGATTCAAGAATTAACTCCAGAAATAAACTCTCAACAGCCGATCGTTGAAGAGAAAACTCTATCCCTGTACGATCTAATCGCAAGTGGAGGGGTTGCAGGTACGATTATCATTGTCATTTTGCTAGTCTTACTAGCCATAGCGCTGTACATCTATTTTGAGCGATTATTTAAAATCAAAGCCAGTTCAAAAATTGACAGCAATTTTATGTTGCAGATTAAAGATCACGTGACCAACGGTCGTATTGATAGTGCTAAAATGCTTTGTGCTAAAGAAGGTTCTCCAGTAGCAAGATTAACGGAGAAAGGAATCAGCCGCATAGGATCGCCTTTGGAAGATATCAATTCTGCTATTGAAAACGCTGGAAAATTAGAAGTCTATAAACTAGAGAAAAATGTAAGCGTGCTAGCAACGATTGCTGGTGCGGCGCCTATGATAGGTTTCTTAGGTACTGTTATCGGGATGGTACTTGCCTTCCACACATTAGCCACCAGTGGCGGCCAAGCGGAAATGGGGACACTTGCAGAAGGTATCTATACTGCAATGACCACCACAGTAGCAGGACTTATTGTAGGTATAATAGCTTATATAGGGTACAATCACCTAGTTGTTAAAACCGATAAAGTAGTGCACCAAATGGAGGCCAATGCAGTAGATTTTCTTGACCTTCTAAACGAACCTGCTTAA
- the nhaB gene encoding sodium/proton antiporter NhaB produces the protein MFKNFLGNSPVWFKATMISFLVFNTIFYFILSGTTMGWIFIAEFIFCLAMALKCYPLQSGGLLALQVLFLGLTHPMYKIDHDTHEAVLDAAGNHVLGGVYAEVAQNLEVILLLVFMVAGIYFMKPLLMYIFVKVFTKIKSKVVLSLFFVGLSAVLSAFLDALTVTAVLISVGLGFYNVYHKIHSSDLDLDGDNTLDRKQLSGETLEEFRSFLRSLVMHGVVGTALGGVCTIVGEPQNLLIGTKMNWDFIEFFTVMAPITIPVLIAGLLTTVLLETTKIFGFGQKMPPVVRDIIEGWMQKRDAERTKKEKYGLIVQGISAILLITALALHIAPVGFIGLALIVVQTAFMGITDEHSLGKAFEEALPFTGLLVVFFVIVAMIHDQHLFAPIIEWALSKDPASQPAIFYLANGVLSMISDNVFVATVYINEVSAAYDAGKITKETYEHLAVAINTGTNLPSVATPNGQAAFLFLLTSALAPVINLSYLKMAKMALPYTIVLTIVGLIMVLYTL, from the coding sequence ATGTTCAAAAATTTCTTAGGCAACAGCCCAGTCTGGTTCAAAGCAACCATGATATCATTTTTGGTATTCAATACAATTTTCTACTTCATCCTTAGTGGGACCACGATGGGATGGATCTTTATAGCAGAATTTATTTTCTGTCTAGCGATGGCATTGAAGTGTTATCCACTACAATCTGGTGGTCTTCTTGCTTTACAAGTGCTTTTTCTGGGATTAACGCATCCCATGTATAAAATAGATCATGATACTCATGAAGCGGTACTTGATGCGGCTGGAAATCATGTTTTGGGCGGTGTATATGCAGAGGTTGCCCAAAACCTAGAAGTGATTTTACTGTTGGTTTTCATGGTAGCTGGTATCTATTTCATGAAGCCGCTACTCATGTACATATTTGTAAAGGTCTTTACCAAGATCAAGAGTAAAGTCGTTTTATCCTTATTCTTTGTAGGCTTAAGTGCTGTACTTTCTGCATTTCTGGACGCGTTGACGGTAACTGCTGTTTTGATCAGCGTTGGACTAGGTTTTTACAATGTGTATCACAAAATCCACTCCAGTGACCTGGATCTGGATGGTGACAATACACTGGACAGGAAACAGCTGAGCGGTGAGACGTTAGAAGAGTTCAGATCCTTCCTGCGCAGTCTTGTAATGCATGGTGTCGTTGGTACCGCATTAGGTGGTGTATGTACCATCGTTGGTGAGCCCCAAAACTTGTTGATAGGAACTAAAATGAACTGGGATTTTATAGAGTTCTTTACAGTAATGGCTCCTATCACGATTCCTGTCTTGATCGCTGGTCTATTGACCACCGTTTTATTGGAAACAACTAAGATTTTCGGGTTTGGGCAAAAAATGCCTCCAGTCGTAAGAGATATCATCGAAGGATGGATGCAAAAGCGTGATGCAGAGCGCACTAAAAAAGAGAAATACGGACTTATCGTTCAGGGAATATCTGCTATTCTGCTCATAACGGCACTAGCTTTACATATTGCTCCAGTTGGATTTATAGGACTTGCCTTGATCGTCGTTCAAACAGCATTCATGGGAATCACAGATGAGCACAGCTTAGGAAAGGCATTTGAAGAAGCACTACCATTTACAGGTCTTTTGGTCGTATTCTTTGTGATCGTGGCGATGATTCACGATCAACACCTTTTTGCCCCAATCATTGAATGGGCGCTAAGTAAAGATCCAGCCAGTCAGCCTGCTATTTTCTATCTAGCCAATGGTGTGCTGAGTATGATATCAGACAACGTTTTTGTGGCGACAGTTTATATTAATGAAGTTTCGGCAGCGTACGACGCAGGTAAGATTACTAAGGAAACCTATGAACATCTTGCAGTAGCCATCAACACAGGAACTAATTTACCTAGTGTTGCAACACCTAACGGCCAGGCAGCATTCTTGTTCTTGTTGACTTCAGCTCTGGCGCCAGTAATCAACTTGTCCTACTTAAAAATGGCAAAAATGGCTTTACCATACACCATCGTCCTAACCATCGTTGGTTTGATAATGGTATTGTACACCCTATAA